One region of Acropora muricata isolate sample 2 chromosome 13, ASM3666990v1, whole genome shotgun sequence genomic DNA includes:
- the LOC136896809 gene encoding histone H3-like — protein sequence MAPTKQTARKSTGGKAPRKQLATKAARKSAPATGGVKKPHRYSSGTVALREIRRYQKSTELLIRKLPFQRLVREIAQDFKTDLRFQSSAVLALQEASEAYLVGLFEDTNLCAIHAKRVTIMPKDIQLARRIRGERA from the coding sequence ATGGCACCAACAaagcaaacagcacgaaagtCAACGGGTGGTAAGGCACCGCGAAAACAACTCGCTACGAAGGCGGCTCGCAAGAGCGCTCCTGCTACGGGTGGAGTGAAAAAGCCTCATCGTTATAGTTCCGGTACAGTGGCCTTACGGGAAATTCGTCGTTACCAGAAATCTACAGAGTTGCTGATTCGAAAGTTGCCGTTCCAGCGCCTCGTGCGAGAAATTGCCCAGGACTTCAAGACTGACTTGCGGTTCCAAAGTTCGGCTGTGTTGGCTCTCCAGGAGGCCAGTGAAGCTTACTTGGTCGGTCTTTTCGAGGACACCAACCTGTGTGCAATTCACGCCAAGCGTGTGACCATCATGCCGAAGGATATACAGCTTGCTCGCCGAATTCGGGGAGAGCGTGCCTAA
- the LOC136896799 gene encoding uncharacterized protein F54H12.2-like, translated as MAAAAHPLSVPGENTSLHIFNVPVTDVSIVSSKWVDYEPVQTGTNPIEFVIKPLADYIDINKTELRMVLKITKRDGTPTGDGKKYTLINNALHSIVKQFTIKINETLVTEQSDTQAYNAYIKTILNFTEQAKKSYLTKALYYKDTAGHMDEVDNTAENNVGLNKRGVFTNNGTEVGLVGVPLCDIFNMDKLLLDGLEIKVKVDLNSDAFVLMGGETPNNCKLQIMSSTLRVRTVRVADSTKLEHLQIMQGQKGRAALPAVYTLTRTPTHAKIIPRGVLNHTETDLFNGLIPQCIIFGMVRNDAYNGNLARNPFNFQLFDVQGVRLTVNGEEMPYSALDLTGGKKIDGYNTLFSGSGEMNCGHGLDIDREDWEQGYGLFRFDLTPAGSGHPDHLIPHRSGNVNLYLKFGTETGTVLNLIVYAEFQNQLEIDRNRRVVYDLSQGS; from the coding sequence ATGGCTGCAGCAGCACACCCTCTCTCTGTTCCTGGTGAGAATACTAGTCTACATATTTTTAACGTACCTGTAACGGATGTATCGATTGTCAGTAGCAAGTGGGTGGATTACGAACCAGTGCAAACGGGAACCAACCCCATTGAGTTTGTCATCAAACCCCTGGCAGACTACATTGACATCAACAAAACGGAGTTACGAATGGTGCTGAAAATAACCAAGAGAGACGGAACTCCTACAGGCGATGGCAAGAAGTACACTCTGATCAACAACGCCCTTCACTCTATCGTTAAACAGTTTACTATCAAGATTAACGAGACACTCGTGACAGAACAATCAGACACTCAAGCTTACAATGCCTACATCAAAACCATACTAAATTTTACAGAGCAGGCCAAAAAATCCTACTTAACAAAAGCGCTGTACTACAAAGACACAGCTGGACATATGGATGAAGTGGATAATACTGCCGAAAATAATGTCGGTCTGAACAAAAGGGGTGtattcacaaacaatggaaCTGAAGTGGGACTAGTTGGGGTACCCCTATGCGACATCTTCAACATGGACAAGTTATTGTTAGATGGTCTAGAGATCAAGGTAAAAGTGGATCTGAACAGTGATGCTTTCGTTCTCATGGGAGGTGAGACCCCAAACAATTGCAAGTTACAAATCATGTCAAGCACTCTCCGTGTACGTACCGTCCGTGTAGCAGACAGCACGAAGTTggaacatttgcaaataatGCAGGGTCAAAAAGGTCGCGCTGCCCTCCCAGCAGTTTACACTTTGACCAGAACCCCAACACATGCAAAGATCATTCCACGAGGGGTATTAAACCACACGGAGACAGATCTTTTCAATGGtcttattcctcaatgcatTATTTTCGGGATGGTGCGAAACGATGCGTACAACGGAAACCTGGCACGAAaccctttcaattttcaactgtttgacGTACAAGGAGTTCGTCTAACTGTGAATGGAGAAGAAATGCCGTACTCGGCTCTAGACCTGACAGGCGGTAAAAAGATCGATGGATATAACACCTTATTTTCTGGCAGCGGAGAAATGAACTGCGGGCATGGTCTGGACATTGACAGAGAAGATTGGGAACAGGGATACGGTTTGTTCCGTTTCGACTTGACGCCAGCCGGAAGCGGTCATCCTGATCATCTGATACCCCATCGCTCGGGGAATGTCAATCTGTACCTTAAATTTGGTACTGAAACAGGCACAGTTCTCAATTTAATCGTGTACGCGGAATTCCAGAATCAGTTGGAGATTGATCGCAACAGACGCGTGGTCTACGATTTGTCACAAGGCTCTTAA
- the LOC136896798 gene encoding uncharacterized protein, producing MFAGTDCYANHCRPNRDGQSVCQKFYKCQKCNKVISHKKRKPEDHMCGENMCWNCEEYVDPNTHRCFMKPIKLEDDSREKRKKKHKRRRGPGDLLDESAVDEDGDDNTQEDEGEDEEGQKYLFYDIEARQEDGRHIANLLIVQDENGFETVFKGEDCVEKFGEWLLDGTHQGAIVIAHNSRSYDSYFLCEYFYKECLLPKLILNGAKIMSMELEAAEIKFRDSLNFLPMPLKALPKTFGLNELKKGYFPHFFNRKDTQHYVGPLPRVEDYGPDSMSTKERQEFLVWYEELKSTNYVFDFEKEIEEYCRSDVDILRRCCLEFKKLMEESCNLDPFKHCVTIASACNRVFRQEFLEEETIGLIPAQGYQPARKYSLMALQWLAWVHHQTGDRILHALNGGEQKIDGNYVDGYNPSKRTIYEFHGCVWHGCSKCYLPDTLNPVNETSMRDLLEGTVRKIERFRKLGYTVQVLWECEFHQQLATNPEMKDFVRNLNLDTPLEPRHGFFGGRTNAVSLYKEVADEEKIHYVDFTSLYPWTNKYCEVPLGHPEILTSEALVNHSIDDFFGMIKCEILPPSFLFHPLLPYRANGKLMFPLCRTCAENLQQTPCEHSDSERTLSGTWPSIEIQKACELGYRVVKLIEVWHFQDRSADLFKGYIDTFLKIKQEASGWPSWCRTEEDKRQYVREYQEKEGIKLDPEKIKKNPGLRSLAKLMLNSFWGKFGQRDNMPQVELVKDPERYFQLLTCQSTQVKNIQFVNDECVEVYYTRGDDFIPTSDKTNVVIAAFTTAHARLKLYSVLERLQTRVLYFDTDSVIFTSQPNEWMPPLGDYLGELTSELDDDDHITTFVSGGPKNYAYQTKNAKTVCKVRGFTLNHRGSKKINFDTMCEQVCRPNGESICLEIPSFIKRDPKTKTLHSVQLKKKYNLVYDKRVICGFRTFPYGFR from the exons ATGTTCGCAGGAACAGACTGTTATGCCAACCACTGTCGACCTAACAGAGACGGCCAGTCCgtgtgccaaaaattttataaatgtcaaaAGTGTAACAAAGTCATCTCGCACAAGAAAAGGAAGCCCGAGGATCACATGTGTGGAGAAAACATGTGTTGGAATTGTGAAGAATATGTTGACCCCAATACTCACAGATGTTTTATGAAACCCATTAAACTTGAAGATGAttcgagagaaaaaagaaagaagaaacataAACGAAGGCGGGGGCCAGGCGACCTATTGGACGAATCAGCAGTGGACGAAGACGGTGATGACAACACACAAGAAGACGAGGGGGAGGATGAAGAAGGTCAAAAGTACCTGTTTTATGACATTGAAGCCCGACAAGAGGATGGTCGTCACATTGCCAATCTCTTGATTGTTCAAGATGAAAACGGTTTCGAGACGGTCTTCAAAGGAGAAGATTGTGTAGAAAAATTCGGTGAATGGTTGTTGGACGGGACGCACCAAGGAGCGATCGTCATAGCTCATAACTCTCGCTCCTATGATTCTTATTTCCTGTGCGAGTATTTTTACAAAGAGTGTCTTCTTCCCAAATTGATTCTGAATGGTGCAAAAATCATGTCCATGGAATTGGAAGCCGCCGAAATCAAGTTCCGTGATTCCCTGAACTTTTTACCAATGCCCCTGAAGGCCTTGCCCAAAACATTTGGTCTCAACGAATTGAAGAAAGGGTACTTTCCACATTTCTTTAACCGAAAGGACACGCAACATTACGTTGGTCCACTACCGCGGGTTGAAGATTATGGCCCTGATAGCATGAGCACGAAAGAACGTCAAGAGTTCCTTGTATGGTACGAAGAGCTCAAGTCCACCAATTATGTTTTTGATTTTGAGAAAGAGATTGAGGAATATTGTCGCAGTGATGTCGACATTCTAAGAAGATGTTgtttggagtttaagaaattaatGGAAGAAAGCTGCAACCTTGATCCCTTCAAACACTGCGTCACCATTGCCTCCGCCTGCAACCGTGTGTTTCGACAAGAATTCTTAGAAGAGGAAACGATTGGTCTTATTCCAGCCCAGGGCTATCAACCCGCAAGAAAATATTCCCTTATGGCTCTTCAATGGTTGGCCTGGGTTCATCATCAAACAGGTGATCGTATTCTTCATGCTCTGAATGGTGGTGAACAAAAGATCGACGGCAACTATGTGGACGGATATAACCCTAGCAAAAGAACAATCTATGAATTTCATGGGTGTGTCTGGCATGGGTGTTCCAAATGCTATTTGCCTGATACCCTGAATCCTGTTAACGAGACAAGTATGAGAGATCTGCTGGAGGGAACTGTGCGAAAGATTGAACGTTTCAGGAAGCTAGGTTACACGGTGCAGGTCCTCTGGGAATGTGAATTTCACCAACAACTAGCCACTAACCCAGAGATGAAAGATTTTGTCCGGAACCTCAACCTCGACACTCCGCTAGAGCCTCGTCATGGTTTTTTTGGTGGTCGCACAAACGCCGTTTCCCTGTACAAGGAAGTTGCTGATGAGGAGAAAATTCACTATGTGGATTTTACTTCCCTGTACCCATGGACCAACAAGTATTGTGAAGTTCCTCTAGGCCATCCTGAAATCCTCACAAGCGAAGCTCTGGTGAACCACTCAATCGATGATTTCTTCGGTATGATCAAGTGTGAGATCCTACCGCCCTCCTTCCTGTTCCACCCTCTCCTTCCTTATCGCGCTAACGGGAAACTCATGTTTCCGCTATGCAGAACCTGTGCAGAGAATCTCCAACAAACGCCTTGTGAACACAGCGACAGCGAACGCACCCTCTCTGGAACATGGCCGTCcattgaaatccaaaaggctTGTGAACTCGGTTATCGTGTGGTGAAGTTAATTGAAGTTTGGCATTTCCAAGATAGGTCGGCTGATTTATTTAAAGGCTATATTGAcacttttcttaaaattaaacaagaagcgAGTGGGTGGCCCTCGTGGTGTAGGACAGAGGAGGATAAACGTCAGTACGTCAGagagtatcaagaaaaagaaggcaTCAAGCTAGACCCtgagaaaattaagaagaatCCCGGACTACGGTCCTTGGCGAAGCTGATGCTGAATTCGTTCT GGGGTAAATTCGGCCAGCGAGACAACATGCCTCAGGTGGAATTGGTGAAAGACCCAGAACGCTATTTCCAACTCCTCACCTGTCAATCCACCCAAGTAAAGAATATTCAGTTTGTGAACGATGAATGTGTGGAAGTGTACTACACAAGAGGAGACGACTTCATTCCTACCTCTGACAAGACCAATGTCGTGATTGCTGCCTTTACCACAGCCCATGCCCGACTTAAACTCTACTCTGTCCTTGAACGCCTGCAAACCAGAGTTCTCTACTTCGATACTGACTCCGTGATATTCACTAGCCAACCAAATGAATGGATGCCCCCTCTTGGTGATTACTTGGGAGAACTCACGAGTGAATTGGATGATGACGACCATATCACCACTTTTGTCTCAGGAGGGCCAAAAAACTATGCCTATCAAACCAAGAACGCTAAAACAGTCTGTAAAGTGCGAGGCTTTACTTTGAATCATCGcggatcaaagaaaattaactttgacaCCATGTGCGAGCAAGTATGCAGACCAAATGGTGAATCCATCTGTCTGGAAATACCAAGCTTTATCAAGCGTGATCCGAAGACAAAAACACTGCATAGTGTACAgcttaaaaagaaatacaatttagTTTATGACAAGAGGGTCATTTGCGGATTCCGTACTTTTCCTTATGGTTTCCGCTGA
- the LOC136896813 gene encoding uncharacterized protein: MEDAECLLAEEQVGGGQKLWSSNNHYTLRQIASRNVRKFNTTATDYLLSLHAQSEDQPLLDQLGDIFDSLVDEMTAGMADNDLVRFVLQSRSLDYPISLPFMPLHELNAERIMGEVQRVLQSNRQVSLQSGMQVHVVHVGMPQGGVASRKRKHYGFKLAKFLDNKKSVLRIQNKDSLCLARALVTDIARQDKDPEWNSIRQGRKEQRLLAQQLHQKAGVPEGFCGLPEVDKFQKVIDNYQIIVLSAKHFNAIVYKGPKREKQIYLYHYENHFDIITSVSSFLGRGYWCLECMKGYDVKEKHRCNK, from the coding sequence ATGGAGGACGCAGAATGTCTGCTGGCGGAGGAGCAGGTTGGGGGTGGACAGAAATTATGGAGCTCTAACAATCATTACACTCTCCGTCAAATCGCCTCAAGAAATGTCCGCAAATTTAACACCACCGCTACTGACTATCTGCTTTCCTTACACGCGCAATCCGAAGATCAACCGTTACTGGATCAACTTGGTGACATTTTTGATTCCCTGGTAGACGAAATGACGGCTGGTATGGCTGATAACGATCTCGTACGTTTTGTGCTTCAAAGTCGATCTCTCGACTACCCTATTTCCCTCCCCTTCATGCCTCTCCATGAACTGAATGCAGAGAGGATTATGGGCGAAGTGCAACGTGTCTTACAATCCAACCGACAAGTCAGTCTTCAAAGCGGGATGCAAGTTCATGTGGTTCATGTGGGTATGCCACAAGGGGGTGTCGCCTCGCGTAAGAGGAAACATTATGGTTTCAAATTAGCTAAGTTCCTGGATAACAAGAAGTCTGTCCTCCGTATACAAAACAAAGACTCTCTATGTCTCGCCCGCGCTTTAGTAACGGATATTGCCCGACAAGATAAGGATCCTGAATGGAATTCAATTCGGCAAGGGCGTAAAGAACAGCGGTTACTCGCGCAGCAACTGCATCAGAAGGCAGGCGTCCCCGAAGGTTTCTGTGGACTTCCGGAAGTTGACAAATTTCAAAAAGTGATCGATAACTACCAAATCATCGTCCTCTCGGCCAAACATTTCAACGCTATCGTCTACAAAGGACCAAagcgagaaaaacaaatttatctctACCACTATGAAAATCACTTTGACATCATCACTTCTGTCTCTAGCTTTCTAGGGAGGGGCTATTGGTGTTTAGAATGCATGAAAGGGTACGATGTGAAAGAGAAACATCGTTGCAACAAG
- the LOC136896801 gene encoding uncharacterized protein, protein MDSFENTGLEITRVIRNTMLRFCYICHEEDINLVKASCCKNYHHPACFERWMSTLIKSSKKCPMCRRFYKKPHAEAQADDANFMTRIAGLCEEQHPGVNNHCQRLIEKVYRYF, encoded by the exons ATGGATTCATTCGAAAACACAGGCCTAGAAATCACGAGAGTGATAAGAAATACT ATGTTAcgattttgttatatttgccaCGAGGAGGACATTAACCTGGTGAAGGCTTCGTGTTGCAAAAACTACCACCATCCAGCTTGTTTTGAGAG atGGATGAGCACCTTAATAAAATCCAGCAAAAAATGTCCAATGTGTAGGAGATTTTACAAAAAACCTCATGCAGAAGCGCAGGCGGATGACGCTAACTTTATGACCCGCATTGCGGGG CTTTGTGAGGAACAACACCCGGGAGTTAATA ATCACTGTCAAAGAttaattgaaaaagtctacagatatttctag